The window AGCCGACGATCACCATGCCGATCAGAAGCGGGGGCAGGCCGAAATGCCCCGCGGCGGCGGCGGAGCCCTCCACGAACCGGCCGGCGCTCCAAACGAGAAGCGCCAGGCCCAAGACGACGGCGAAAACTGCGGTGATCATAGAGGCTTCTTATCCAATCACTGGGTGTGTCAAATCCGAAAAGGCCCGGCGCTGTTTTGATTCTCAGACCGTTTCCCGAATCAAGCGGACCCGGCGGCCGGCATCTGCGCTACAGGACCGAAATGAGGCTCAACAGTTCCGAAAAAATCCAATTTCCGCTCTGCGCTGCATCTCGAAATCGTTGCGGCGCACAAAAGAATGCCTCACTCTTGGAGATTTGCGCGCCGTAACTTGGGGGTTTTTTCGAAACCGTCCGGACTTTGACTTGCCGCTTCCTCCAGAAATTTGGGTGCCGAAATTTTAAGCCCTTTACCCGGCAAGGTCATCAAGGTGGAGGTGCCGTGGGCCAGCAGCCCCCCGTCGCCGCCCAGAACCCGGGCTTCTGCGTAGCTGATGGTTTTCCCGGAGCGGATGGCGCAGCCAAGGGCGCTCAGCCGGCCGCTGACCACCGGCTTCAGGTAGTTGAGCTTCAGGTCGATGTTGACCAACCCCGCACCTTCAGGGATGCGCATGAAGGCGGCCCAGAAAGTGGCGGTGTCGACCAGGGTGGCCAGCACACCGCCGTGAATGATGCCGAAGGGTTGCAGGTGGCACGGGCCGGCGTCCAGCACGATCTCGGCGCTGTCGATGGCAATGGCCGCCAACCGCATGGCCATGTGGCGCGGGTATGGGCTGG of the Desulfobacteraceae bacterium genome contains:
- a CDS encoding PaaI family thioesterase, whose product is MLTPNPAYTRELMYIVNTSPYPRHMAMRLAAIAIDSAEIVLDAGPCHLQPFGIIHGGVLATLVDTATFWAAFMRIPEGAGLVNIDLKLNYLKPVVSGRLSALGCAIRSGKTISYAEARVLGGDGGLLAHGTSTLMTLPGKGLKISAPKFLEEAASQSPDGFEKTPKLRRANLQE